In a single window of the Acyrthosiphon pisum isolate AL4f chromosome X, pea_aphid_22Mar2018_4r6ur, whole genome shotgun sequence genome:
- the LOC115033344 gene encoding uncharacterized protein LOC115033344, translated as MSSQVSKAHKNNEPPTRISGNKNVEIVIEEDAENLIASLKHEELTWPDIEMIWAKTTGYRLNHLRSTNFSPSEIHKTWPQYMQPLGYKLIDIDFKRLHEKYDDLLSSYDKSYLKLVQIIDERIKDPSCRKILESMMKTNNAPESKLRS; from the exons ATGTCTTCACAAGTATCAAAAGCACATAAAAACAATGAACCACCCACTAGGATTTCTGGaaacaaaaatgttgaaatag ttattgaagAAGATGCAGAAAATCTTATTGCCAGTTTAAAACACGAAGAATTAACTTGGCCTGATATTGAGATGATTTGGGCAAAAACTACTGGTTATCGATTGAATCATCTTAGATCAACTAATTTTTCACCATCAGAAATCCATAAGACATGGCCTCAATACATGCAACCATTAGGGTATAAACTT attgatATTGATTTCAAACGGCTGCATGAGAAGTATGATGACTTACTCAGTTCTTATGATAAATCATATCTTAAGCTGGTACAAATAATAGATGAGCGTATAAAGGACCCTAGCTGTCGGAAAATTTTAGAAAGCATGATGAAAACGAATAATGCACCAGAAAGTAAGTTGAgatcttaa